ACTGATTTCTATGTTGGAAGGAGAGATTGCTTTACACAGACGGATCCCAAAATGGGTTGCAGAAATATGTCTACTGAAACAAAATTCAAAAAGTATCACAAGAGAGTACAGTGTAGGATGAGAGCAAAACCTACTAACTTTTCACCAGTGCCTCTTGAAAACTGTGAAGATGAAGGGTCACCTGTGTTACAGTATATTGTCCCATCAAATGAATATCAAACCCAAAACTCAGATGCCGAAAGTGAGCAAACAGATGAGAGCGAACCCGAGAAATTAACTAGGGTAGTTTCTCCAACACCAAGTGTCCTTCAGTTTAAACAGGAAAGTCCTTTGCCAAGGCAAGTCTCTACCGCTTCATCAATGAATATGGATTCCATCCATTTCAGTAGAAATCACGAATTTGACTCCAATGTCCATGTTTTCAAAGAGTCTTCCACAGAGACTAAAGAAATGCATGATTATGATCCAGATCTTAGTGAAGCAACCCTTGTTTCTGACTGTCCTGACCGTGGTGATCTTGTAAAGGAACTCAAATTCATTGTATTTGAAAGCTGCCTTGATGCCCTTATCTATAAAGTACCTTGTCAATATCAAGGGCAGTGTTGGAAACCAATAagcaaaatagagaaaaaaagtaTTGGCTCTTTTATAAGCATATATGTAACCTGTGTAGACCAACATTGTTATTGTCTATGGGAAAGCCAACCCAAAATTGGGCATATGCCAGCAGggaatctccttctgtcttctgcAATACTATGCAGTGGGACGTCTTTTGCAAAAGCACAACATTTATTCAATTTGTTGGGACTTTTGAACGTTAATAAACTCACATACTCCAAGAACCAGGTACAATTTTTATTTCCCACTATAAATCAACAGTGGGAAGAAGAGCAAAGAAGAAACTTTCAAATGGTGGCAGCCGATCCTGTTTGTTTGGCCGGTGATAGCAAATGTTATCTCCTTAGTGACAGCACTAAATACTGCGTGTACGCTATGATGGATGTACAATCTAAAAAGGTCCTTGGTTTTCATATTGAGCAAGCATGGGCAGGAGTGTCATCTTTTGCATTGGAAAAAATAGCCTGCAAGAAAGTCCTTCAGAACCTTCTTGATCAAAAGTTGCATGTGAAGGTATTATGCACAGGCCGTCACATGGGCATCAGAAAAATGATAAAAGAGGAATTCTCTTctatcattcataaagtggatGCTTGGCAATTGGCCAAGTCCGTGGGTAACAAAGTGGCATGTGCAAGTCGTAAAAAAAATTGTTCAGCATTAACCTCTTGGGTCAGCTCCGTCAAGTCACACCTTTGGTGGTGCACTAGTACCTGCGACGGGCAACCAGATGTCTTAGTGCAGAAATGGAATTCTCTGCTGCATCATGTTGTGGACACCCATTCATGGCAAGCAGAGAAAGGATATGAACGTTGTCACCATGATCACATTCCCGAGGCTGTCCGTCAACGTAGGAAATGGCTCTGTAAGGGTGGCAAAGCACACAACTCCCTTAAGACATTAGTGCTCAATAAGAAGCTTCAGCAAGACCTCAGGCACGTGTCTAATTTCTGCAGTAGTGCCGAGCTTGAGGGTTATCATGGTGCTATGTCCAAATACCAACCCAAAAGAGATCCTTTTTTTGTCGAAGACCTAGTGGCAAGAACCCAGTTAGCTGTATTGGATCACAACAACAACTTTAGACGTGTACAGGCCATGGTGAGACACGAAACAAAGATGTGTCATCCTTTGTTCAAACCAAGGATTTACACTGTGGAGAACAATGCACGCAAACAGTGGTATCAGAGAGCTCTGTATGAGGCGAGCAACCATGAATTTTTATTTGCTATTAT
This portion of the Bufo gargarizans isolate SCDJY-AF-19 chromosome 1, ASM1485885v1, whole genome shotgun sequence genome encodes:
- the LOC122937710 gene encoding uncharacterized protein LOC122937710, which translates into the protein MPACMVKGCPSGGRHHEEGVTLHVFPKNKEMIKRWLAQTGQNFGDLDEFAEKVLEGKKSDKYRMCSKHFSPGSYLVAEGWRKALRKDAVPTIFDIIPSPALPAFQKRPFKRQRLEDSVTPMLMTVYEDPGPSDGFCYHCGQRIMADTTMRSIGVLTDFYVGRRDCFTQTDPKMGCRNMSTETKFKKYHKRVQCRMRAKPTNFSPVPLENCEDEGSPVLQYIVPSNEYQTQNSDAESEQTDESEPEKLTRVVSPTPSVLQFKQESPLPRQVSTASSMNMDSIHFSRNHEFDSNVHVFKESSTETKEMHDYDPDLSEATLVSDCPDRGDLVKELKFIVFESCLDALIYKVPCQYQGQCWKPISKIEKKSIGSFISIYVTCVDQHCYCLWESQPKIGHMPAGNLLLSSAILCSGTSFAKAQHLFNLLGLLNVNKLTYSKNQVQFLFPTINQQWEEEQRRNFQMVAADPVCLAGDSKCYLLSDSTKYCVYAMMDVQSKKVLGFHIEQAWAGVSSFALEKIACKKVLQNLLDQKLHVKVLCTGRHMGIRKMIKEEFSSIIHKVDAWQLAKSVGNKVACASRKKNCSALTSWVSSVKSHLWWCTSTCDGQPDVLVQKWNSLLHHVVDTHSWQAEKGYERCHHDHIPEAVRQRRKWLCKGGKAHNSLKTLVLNKKLQQDLRHVSNFCSSAELEGYHGAMSKYQPKRDPFFVEDLVARTQLAVLDHNNNFRRVQAMVRHETKMCHPLFKPRIYTVENNARKQWYQRALYEASNHEFLFAIMREVLGFASRNRHTDFPVMIRT